From Paenibacillus polymyxa, the proteins below share one genomic window:
- a CDS encoding TrmB family transcriptional regulator → MERLLQHLRNLGFTEMEAKVMVELSRQNAASGYEVAKRLGASRSNVYAALQRLAGQGYLRASAGEPVRYSMLPPGELTRMIEGQMRESLLAVEKEMPRTEPAKPTFYNVEGDRKVLESLTRELERAKHEIVLDLWREEAELLREELKKAESRGVRLLWSCDNGDSMLGPWLPRASGTNGQEPSGRKFSFVIDRRWCMLGMRGENCPTQALITEHPVMTGLLLDHFAQDLILYELEHDMGSELSTRYGWRYEGIVGKYMSAGE, encoded by the coding sequence ATGGAGCGTTTGCTGCAACATCTGCGGAATCTGGGTTTTACGGAGATGGAAGCCAAGGTGATGGTCGAGCTTTCGAGACAAAATGCGGCTTCCGGCTATGAAGTTGCTAAGCGTTTGGGGGCATCGCGCTCCAACGTGTACGCAGCTTTGCAGCGTTTGGCCGGACAGGGATATCTCAGAGCGAGTGCAGGAGAACCTGTACGCTACAGCATGCTGCCGCCGGGTGAGCTGACCCGGATGATTGAAGGGCAGATGCGGGAATCCCTGCTGGCGGTGGAGAAGGAGATGCCACGAACAGAACCAGCCAAGCCGACCTTTTATAATGTGGAAGGTGACCGGAAGGTGCTGGAAAGCCTGACACGCGAGCTGGAACGGGCTAAGCATGAGATTGTGCTGGATTTGTGGCGTGAGGAAGCCGAACTGCTGCGGGAAGAGTTGAAAAAAGCCGAGAGTCGGGGTGTGCGACTCCTATGGTCCTGCGACAACGGAGATAGCATGTTGGGGCCGTGGCTACCGCGTGCATCTGGTACAAACGGCCAGGAACCGTCAGGGCGCAAGTTTTCCTTTGTTATTGACCGGCGTTGGTGCATGCTGGGAATGCGGGGAGAGAATTGCCCGACACAGGCGCTTATTACCGAGCATCCGGTGATGACAGGTTTGCTGCTTGATCATTTTGCTCAGGATCTTATTTTGTATGAACTGGAGCATGATATGGGCAGCGAGCTGTCGACCCGATATGGCTGGCGGTATGAAGGCATTGTCGGCAAATATATGTCAGCCGGAGAATAG
- a CDS encoding zinc ribbon domain-containing protein, with protein sequence MKLIQRIKEGANRATEKAQHAVEISKINSQITTIQQEMDVHFLRMGQIFYEGYRASDMSVAETEMTQLSTACDELQDEIDELRSRIAELKNAHLCTCGAVVPLDANFCPKCGRKLNGGQAASKQVAAVREEVPTDAYSFDLRKPEAAKDAVPAYMEYAEDEVIDRHEQDERYETHDPTESDRNYTVSDFTPEEKAAFDEEWERRRQEELEKEHHRLEELERERERQEELDERIRYWKANNSGAEKPATPSTQIRENVKCQICTAELPKGSKWCPRCGAEQI encoded by the coding sequence ATGAAGCTGATTCAACGTATAAAGGAAGGCGCTAATCGCGCAACAGAAAAGGCGCAGCATGCTGTCGAGATTAGTAAGATTAATTCGCAAATTACAACGATTCAGCAGGAAATGGATGTTCATTTCTTACGAATGGGTCAAATCTTTTACGAAGGCTACCGGGCATCCGATATGTCAGTGGCTGAAACCGAGATGACACAGTTGTCTACTGCTTGTGATGAGCTTCAGGATGAAATTGATGAGCTGCGCAGTAGAATTGCAGAATTGAAAAACGCCCATTTATGTACCTGTGGTGCAGTTGTGCCGCTGGATGCGAACTTTTGTCCCAAATGCGGACGCAAGTTAAATGGAGGGCAGGCTGCCTCCAAGCAAGTAGCGGCTGTGCGGGAAGAGGTGCCAACAGACGCTTATTCTTTTGATCTGCGCAAGCCTGAGGCAGCGAAGGATGCTGTGCCTGCCTACATGGAGTATGCAGAAGATGAAGTAATCGATCGGCATGAACAGGATGAGCGGTATGAAACGCACGATCCAACGGAATCAGACCGCAATTACACGGTGTCTGATTTTACTCCGGAAGAAAAAGCGGCATTCGATGAAGAGTGGGAGCGCCGTCGTCAGGAAGAACTGGAGAAAGAACACCATCGTCTTGAAGAACTGGAACGTGAACGGGAGCGTCAGGAGGAGCTGGACGAGCGCATTCGATATTGGAAGGCTAACAATTCGGGAGCAGAGAAGCCGGCAACACCGTCAACGCAAATACGCGAAAATGTAAAATGTCAAATCTGCACAGCGGAATTACCCAAAGGCTCCAAATGGTGCCCGCGCTGTGGAGCTGAACAGATTTGA
- a CDS encoding UvrD-helicase domain-containing protein, with protein MNPNPAFYPRPIGVPYSTTSPQARRASMDTSITLVPDTDQDAAYFRAIENVGIHLNRPQIQAVRHGKGPLLTLAGAGCGKTTVLAARAGYLMAMRDVPASSILLVTFTSKAAAEMKLRIAGLPGVRPAAARAVQARTFHSFALAMLRHRGVQDEVFGETQAQHTVMKMMLRQLGLSEAFQPESLLSALSAWKAEGRSADELPETIREEADAKRAMLAYEAWKQERSKMDFDDILLRASVLLRDPDVLQPLQRRFSYIMVDEFQDTNALQYEMVQRLAARHRNLMVVGDDDQTIYTFNGARQESILEFDKVYKDAKVITLDINYRSDARILGLGSNIVAKNVHRRSKRLAAAGREGLPPQFATPSGPEEEAGHIVTHLLGQVEEGRLRYRDIAILHRTASGSRSIFEQLIMRDVPFIQYGAGAVFYDQSLIRPLMDHLRLSLNPRRMESIPSTLGPLYVSREAGMEWIMREEKQQAKKYPLIHLSRWDRLRDFQREQVKERIRLIRSLTTMKPAYAIQEMRRVFYDKYLESGDTGAWTHYKETMQESLEELETAAKRFDTVEAFVNFADELSERHRQMESLRREEDSDAVRLMTIHRAKGLEFPCVYWIGASEGILPHSSALHSELPEDRRAGAAPATAVDNDAALEEERRLAYVAVTRAKELLYITSPASNHGKPAAVSRFLLEAYGVTPPEASKPDTRRSSFGQPKGTSGYGSRASGGSPASGTATRVSSRPGSTPAATTARTASAAARSQTEPRVDVPVWKCTDAACKAWMRRDTVGGRRTTTASAGTPPVCPLCSSPMTEGTRNIPAR; from the coding sequence ATGAACCCAAATCCTGCATTTTACCCCCGACCTATCGGGGTTCCTTATTCAACGACGAGCCCTCAGGCACGTCGAGCTTCTATGGATACCAGTATAACGCTGGTACCCGACACCGACCAAGACGCGGCTTATTTTCGTGCTATAGAGAACGTGGGCATTCATCTGAACCGCCCGCAGATTCAGGCTGTACGCCATGGTAAAGGCCCCCTTCTAACCCTGGCAGGGGCTGGCTGCGGTAAAACTACGGTGCTGGCTGCCCGTGCAGGCTACCTCATGGCGATGCGGGATGTCCCTGCATCGTCCATCCTGCTGGTGACCTTCACCAGCAAAGCAGCTGCCGAAATGAAGCTGCGCATCGCGGGACTACCCGGTGTGCGACCTGCCGCTGCACGCGCAGTACAGGCGCGTACCTTCCACTCATTCGCTTTGGCGATGCTGCGACATCGCGGTGTGCAAGATGAAGTGTTCGGTGAAACACAGGCCCAGCATACCGTTATGAAAATGATGCTGCGCCAGCTTGGACTGAGTGAGGCTTTCCAGCCGGAAAGCCTGCTGTCCGCCCTCTCCGCCTGGAAAGCGGAAGGCCGTAGCGCAGATGAGCTGCCGGAAACCATACGCGAGGAAGCGGATGCCAAACGTGCCATGCTCGCCTATGAAGCGTGGAAACAGGAACGGAGCAAAATGGATTTTGACGATATTCTGCTGCGTGCCTCCGTTCTCCTGCGTGATCCGGATGTGCTTCAGCCGCTTCAACGACGTTTTTCCTATATCATGGTCGATGAATTTCAGGATACGAATGCCCTGCAATACGAAATGGTGCAACGATTGGCTGCGAGGCATCGCAATCTGATGGTCGTCGGAGATGATGACCAGACGATCTATACCTTTAATGGAGCCCGCCAGGAATCCATTCTGGAGTTTGATAAGGTCTATAAAGATGCAAAGGTCATTACTCTTGATATTAATTATCGCAGTGATGCACGCATTTTGGGGCTGGGCTCCAACATCGTCGCCAAAAATGTTCATCGACGCTCCAAACGTCTTGCGGCTGCCGGACGTGAGGGCTTGCCGCCACAGTTTGCCACCCCATCTGGGCCTGAGGAAGAGGCGGGACATATTGTTACTCATCTGCTCGGGCAGGTAGAAGAAGGTCGTCTTCGCTATCGGGATATCGCTATTTTACATCGGACAGCCAGCGGAAGCCGATCTATTTTTGAGCAATTAATTATGCGGGATGTCCCATTTATTCAGTACGGAGCAGGAGCCGTATTTTACGATCAGTCTCTGATTCGTCCCTTAATGGATCACTTGCGCTTGTCGCTGAATCCCCGCCGAATGGAATCCATTCCAAGTACCCTTGGACCGCTGTATGTCTCCCGTGAGGCTGGGATGGAATGGATTATGCGCGAAGAGAAACAGCAGGCTAAAAAATACCCGCTAATCCACCTCAGCCGCTGGGATCGACTACGTGATTTTCAGCGTGAACAGGTGAAAGAACGCATTCGGTTGATTCGCAGTCTCACTACCATGAAGCCTGCCTATGCCATTCAAGAAATGCGGCGCGTCTTTTATGACAAGTATTTGGAAAGCGGAGATACGGGCGCGTGGACACATTATAAGGAAACGATGCAAGAAAGTCTGGAGGAGCTTGAAACGGCAGCCAAGCGCTTTGACACAGTAGAGGCATTCGTCAACTTTGCGGACGAGCTTTCAGAGCGCCACCGCCAGATGGAATCTCTGCGCAGAGAGGAAGACAGCGATGCTGTTCGGCTCATGACGATCCACCGTGCCAAGGGACTGGAGTTCCCTTGCGTATATTGGATCGGAGCAAGTGAAGGCATCCTTCCGCATAGCTCGGCTCTACACAGCGAGCTGCCAGAGGATCGTCGGGCAGGCGCCGCCCCCGCAACGGCTGTGGATAACGATGCTGCGCTGGAGGAAGAGCGCCGCCTCGCTTACGTGGCCGTCACCCGGGCGAAGGAGCTGTTGTACATCACCTCCCCCGCCTCCAATCACGGCAAGCCTGCCGCCGTGTCTCGCTTCTTGCTGGAAGCCTATGGGGTCACTCCCCCTGAGGCTTCCAAGCCGGACACGCGTCGCAGCAGCTTTGGCCAACCAAAGGGTACTTCGGGTTATGGCAGCCGTGCCAGTGGTGGTTCGCCAGCGTCTGGCACGGCAACCCGCGTGAGCAGCAGACCGGGGTCAACCCCAGCCGCCACTACAGCACGGACGGCCTCGGCGGCGGCTAGGTCACAGACAGAGCCACGCGTCGATGTGCCTGTGTGGAAATGCACGGACGCCGCCTGCAAGGCGTGGATGCGGCGCGACACAGTAGGTGGACGCCGCACAACTACGGCTAGTGCAGGCACGCCACCGGTGTGTCCGCTTTGCTCCTCCCCGATGACGGAGGGAACGCGCAACATCCCGGCCAGATAA
- a CDS encoding SDR family oxidoreductase encodes MKLSGNTILITGGSTGIGLAFAERFLKAGNKVIVSGRREHVLQKAKEKLPSLITHVSDLNMESERIALSDWVTANYPEVNVLVNNAGIQQRFNVLKTDAKSNWDYFSKEITTNIEAPFHLSMLFAPYFATKEEATIINVTSGLAFTPFVIAPIYSATKAALHSFTISLRHQLSDTSVEVIEVVPPAVNTDLGGAGLHTHGEPLDAFADGIFKGLEEGKIEIGYGTSVARLRMSRDEVDEHVENMYKATINSIK; translated from the coding sequence ATGAAACTTTCAGGAAATACAATACTAATTACCGGTGGAAGTACTGGAATAGGCTTAGCCTTTGCAGAACGATTTTTAAAAGCTGGAAATAAAGTCATTGTTTCTGGACGGCGTGAACATGTACTTCAAAAAGCGAAAGAGAAATTGCCTAGCCTTATTACTCATGTAAGTGATTTGAATATGGAATCCGAGCGTATAGCTTTATCGGATTGGGTAACAGCCAACTATCCAGAAGTAAATGTGTTAGTTAACAACGCCGGTATCCAACAACGCTTTAACGTTCTAAAAACGGATGCAAAAAGCAATTGGGATTATTTCAGTAAAGAAATCACCACTAACATTGAAGCACCCTTCCATCTATCCATGTTGTTCGCTCCCTATTTTGCAACAAAAGAAGAGGCGACTATCATTAACGTCACTTCTGGGTTAGCTTTTACGCCGTTTGTGATTGCTCCGATTTATTCAGCAACGAAAGCGGCACTTCATTCCTTTACAATCAGCCTAAGACACCAGCTTTCTGATACGTCTGTAGAGGTAATTGAGGTTGTCCCGCCAGCAGTAAATACAGATTTAGGTGGAGCAGGGTTGCATACGCATGGAGAGCCGTTAGATGCCTTCGCAGATGGAATTTTCAAAGGATTAGAAGAGGGGAAAATAGAAATCGGATATGGTACTTCTGTGGCTCGCTTACGAATGTCACGAGATGAAGTCGACGAACACGTAGAAAATATGTATAAGGCAACGATAAATTCAATAAAATAG
- a CDS encoding SMI1/KNR4 family protein, translating to MWFRKKETQLDRIQNKLNQAMSKDKDFLVFGASSHQYKVNEKLTAKALADWQAHNQVTLPEPYAQFLTNVGNGGAGPYYGIYPIEKTTSYTEHQALLAKSVLHPEMTKEEWNHLIEPLTKDEDIPDEEYDDARNKVLGGMLCIGTQGCEYDMYIVLEGKYRGRIVYTSDFHPDHPFFFVYEDSFLDWYERWLDEIILDYDIGWFGSRMPGDENALIQIYQSAPNEEIQAKALDGIFKFKAVSQPTLIFLKKIAEQSPKNRATAVRLICKTSFDTGRKYLLELLQSDEHEDFLQALMILHASSKTVNLKEFIPVILHSLDRIHDPETLRYAGYILEDYGAITLQNFAPFLCDADPKMQTTAIYAARSCENKLGSWQIIEQMLVGDDPHVLKNSILYWGVIPHEKLLPYYKAVWPEYKRNPNFKEKFIGCLQELHLPDDYFDKGES from the coding sequence ATGTGGTTTAGGAAGAAAGAAACGCAACTGGATCGAATACAAAACAAACTGAATCAGGCTATGAGCAAGGACAAGGATTTCTTGGTGTTTGGAGCATCCTCACATCAATATAAGGTTAATGAGAAGCTTACAGCAAAAGCGCTGGCGGACTGGCAAGCCCATAATCAGGTCACACTTCCTGAGCCTTACGCCCAGTTTTTAACGAACGTCGGCAACGGAGGCGCCGGACCCTATTATGGAATTTATCCGATTGAAAAGACAACTTCCTATACCGAGCACCAGGCACTCCTTGCAAAATCCGTTCTGCACCCCGAGATGACCAAAGAGGAATGGAACCATCTGATTGAGCCCCTGACCAAGGATGAGGACATCCCCGACGAGGAATACGATGACGCCCGTAATAAGGTGCTGGGCGGCATGTTGTGCATAGGCACCCAAGGCTGCGAATACGACATGTATATCGTACTTGAAGGGAAATACAGGGGGAGAATTGTGTACACCTCCGATTTTCATCCCGATCATCCCTTTTTCTTTGTCTATGAAGACAGCTTTCTGGACTGGTACGAACGCTGGCTGGATGAAATTATTCTGGATTATGATATTGGGTGGTTCGGCAGTCGAATGCCGGGTGATGAGAATGCACTGATCCAGATTTATCAGAGCGCTCCAAACGAAGAAATCCAAGCAAAAGCGCTTGATGGAATATTCAAATTTAAAGCAGTTTCTCAGCCAACTCTTATTTTTTTGAAAAAAATTGCGGAGCAAAGCCCAAAAAATCGAGCCACAGCTGTTCGGCTAATCTGCAAAACTTCTTTTGACACGGGAAGAAAATATCTTCTGGAGCTATTGCAATCAGATGAACATGAGGATTTTCTGCAAGCTTTAATGATTCTGCACGCTTCCAGTAAAACAGTAAATTTAAAGGAATTTATTCCAGTGATTTTGCACAGTCTTGATAGGATTCACGACCCGGAAACGTTGCGTTATGCAGGATATATCCTGGAGGATTACGGTGCGATTACGCTCCAGAACTTTGCGCCTTTCTTGTGTGACGCCGATCCGAAAATGCAAACCACTGCCATCTATGCCGCACGCAGTTGCGAAAACAAGCTGGGAAGCTGGCAGATCATTGAACAGATGTTGGTGGGCGACGACCCGCATGTTCTGAAAAACTCAATTTTATATTGGGGCGTTATTCCACATGAGAAGTTGCTGCCTTACTATAAGGCGGTATGGCCTGAATATAAAAGGAATCCGAATTTCAAAGAAAAATTTATCGGTTGTTTGCAAGAACTGCATTTGCCAGATGATTATTTTGACAAGGGCGAATCGTGA
- a CDS encoding GNAT family N-acetyltransferase, whose translation MISHRLLTYETIYQLTDQIHRDQHLLFYSYLTQRKEQAKFVGQYVDDKLTGVLAYFCGLSFPAFSFHCINREKLNFSALIAFTEELIQLKKNTVCGTILCDCDLQLFQSHGLITGNPQRFLTMKHRDQSKLLDSNVAELVKENDISDIVDLLRNGGMKFFTSSELEQYPFLGIKECGHFIAAGGFHFYDSKLVEIGNIYTSPAHRWKGLAKHLTSQLTKLGRTLSSDVYLGVMEENQAAVQLYKGLGYEVTAEQTIVDFKLSID comes from the coding sequence ATGATTTCTCATCGACTGCTTACCTACGAAACTATTTATCAATTAACGGACCAGATTCATAGGGATCAACACTTGTTATTCTATAGCTATTTAACTCAACGTAAGGAGCAGGCTAAATTTGTTGGTCAATATGTAGATGACAAGCTGACAGGGGTCTTAGCATACTTTTGTGGGCTCTCCTTCCCTGCGTTTTCTTTCCACTGCATAAACCGAGAGAAACTTAACTTTTCAGCTCTTATTGCTTTTACAGAGGAACTCATTCAACTTAAGAAAAATACCGTTTGTGGTACAATCCTGTGTGATTGTGACCTACAACTTTTTCAGTCTCATGGGCTCATAACGGGTAACCCACAACGTTTCTTAACAATGAAGCATAGGGATCAATCGAAACTGCTCGATTCAAACGTGGCTGAGCTAGTTAAGGAAAATGACATTTCAGATATAGTGGATTTATTGCGAAATGGGGGCATGAAATTTTTTACGAGCAGCGAACTTGAACAATATCCTTTCCTTGGGATCAAGGAATGTGGCCATTTTATTGCCGCAGGCGGCTTCCACTTTTATGATTCTAAGCTCGTGGAGATCGGAAACATATATACAAGCCCTGCTCACAGGTGGAAAGGACTAGCAAAGCACTTGACGAGCCAACTTACAAAACTGGGTAGAACACTATCATCAGATGTCTATCTGGGAGTAATGGAGGAGAACCAGGCTGCTGTACAACTTTACAAAGGATTAGGATATGAGGTTACGGCTGAGCAAACGATTGTTGATTTTAAACTATCTATTGATTGA
- a CDS encoding glycosyl hydrolase — protein sequence MPDHWKQRFFGILSFVLLSFLLVSLDLIPSLAKAESAHLVTDVEGRTLMNASQDSSTNDNSSSIVVSSKDAILQGYGVEKRDTPYTGDTLYKGDGYVSFFYDYDPNSGKSDGTATFKVNVPTAGLYRLSLGYYIPAGTGSKDTSIEVNGTMSENITLAAPPKGAAVNEKILTKIMLNAGTNELTFERGWGYYGIEYVKVEFANLPAPISKIEAEDGVITGEVSIEAADTGYSGSGYAAFKSTGSLSLAYNATSSGLYNLAIGYSNPNGDKKTQLVVNGQTSEISLPTTASYTEVSGGKLMLNSGNNILQFNVDSDQYHIDYVKLSAVSPPKLHQIEKKPVNPNATAETKALMGYLVDSYGSHILSGQHTLEDAQWIKDQTGKYPAMLSMDMMDYSPSRIEHGATSTEVEKAIQWAQEGGLVTFAWHWNAPKGLYDIPGKEWWRGFYTDATTFDVQYALSHPESEEYQLVLRDIDAIAAQLKRLQDAHVPVLWRPLHEAEGKWFWWGAQGPDSAKQLYRIMYDRLTHYHHLNNLIWVWNSESPDWYPGDDVVDIVSVDIYNQAANYSPSIGKYDSLVNLVQGKKLVGLSENGPISDPELLQTYSAHWLFFTTWTGDFIRNGQYNSLDHLIKVFNSDYVITRDELPQDLLTLSKNKAE from the coding sequence ATGCCAGATCATTGGAAACAAAGGTTTTTCGGTATTCTCAGTTTTGTTCTCTTATCCTTTTTGTTGGTATCTCTTGATTTAATTCCAAGCTTAGCTAAAGCAGAATCAGCTCACTTGGTCACCGATGTTGAAGGGCGAACGTTGATGAATGCAAGTCAAGATTCATCCACTAATGACAATTCCTCTTCTATCGTCGTCAGCTCCAAAGATGCAATTCTTCAAGGTTACGGTGTAGAAAAACGGGATACACCTTATACCGGCGATACGCTTTATAAAGGCGATGGCTATGTATCCTTCTTTTATGACTACGACCCGAATTCCGGCAAGTCCGACGGGACGGCCACGTTTAAAGTGAACGTGCCTACAGCAGGTCTTTATAGACTGAGCCTCGGCTACTACATTCCGGCGGGCACTGGCTCCAAGGATACCAGCATCGAGGTCAATGGCACAATGTCTGAGAACATAACGCTGGCTGCTCCTCCGAAAGGTGCGGCAGTGAACGAGAAAATATTAACCAAGATCATGCTGAATGCCGGCACAAACGAGCTTACTTTTGAAAGAGGCTGGGGATATTATGGGATCGAATACGTGAAGGTGGAATTCGCCAATCTGCCTGCCCCAATTAGCAAAATTGAAGCCGAAGACGGAGTCATTACTGGCGAGGTCAGCATAGAAGCTGCTGATACAGGCTATTCTGGTAGCGGTTATGCGGCCTTTAAAAGCACAGGGTCACTAAGCCTTGCCTATAACGCAACTTCAAGCGGGCTTTACAATCTTGCAATCGGTTACAGTAACCCCAATGGAGACAAAAAGACCCAATTGGTGGTCAATGGCCAGACAAGCGAAATATCACTGCCGACAACAGCAAGCTACACAGAGGTATCCGGCGGTAAACTGATGCTGAATTCGGGAAACAATATCTTACAGTTCAATGTCGACTCGGACCAATATCATATCGACTACGTCAAGCTATCAGCAGTGTCCCCCCCGAAACTGCATCAAATTGAGAAAAAGCCAGTAAACCCGAATGCGACTGCGGAAACCAAGGCACTCATGGGTTATCTCGTGGATAGTTACGGCAGCCACATTCTTTCCGGTCAGCACACTTTGGAGGATGCACAGTGGATTAAAGACCAAACTGGTAAGTATCCTGCCATGTTATCAATGGACATGATGGATTATTCCCCCTCTCGCATCGAGCATGGCGCCACCTCAACTGAGGTGGAAAAGGCAATTCAATGGGCCCAAGAAGGTGGACTTGTCACATTCGCATGGCACTGGAATGCTCCTAAGGGACTGTATGATATTCCCGGTAAAGAATGGTGGCGCGGGTTTTACACGGACGCTACTACATTCGACGTTCAATATGCACTTAGTCATCCCGAGTCGGAAGAGTATCAGCTTGTCCTAAGAGATATCGATGCCATTGCTGCTCAGTTGAAACGCCTCCAAGACGCTCACGTTCCGGTGCTGTGGAGACCGCTGCACGAGGCGGAGGGCAAATGGTTCTGGTGGGGCGCCCAAGGTCCAGACTCCGCCAAGCAGCTGTACCGTATCATGTACGACCGCCTAACACACTACCATCACCTGAACAACCTGATCTGGGTATGGAACTCCGAGAGTCCCGACTGGTATCCAGGGGACGATGTCGTCGATATTGTAAGTGTGGATATCTACAACCAGGCGGCTAATTATAGCCCAAGTATTGGCAAGTACGACAGTTTGGTAAATCTCGTGCAGGGTAAGAAGCTGGTTGGTCTGTCTGAAAACGGCCCGATTAGCGATCCCGAATTGCTTCAAACATATTCAGCGCATTGGCTCTTTTTCACTACGTGGACGGGCGACTTCATCCGCAATGGACAATATAACTCCCTGGATCATCTCATAAAAGTGTTCAACAGCGATTACGTGATCACGAGGGATGAGCTTCCTCAAGACCTGCTTACTTTATCCAAAAATAAAGCGGAGTAA
- a CDS encoding ABC transporter substrate-binding protein — MKSRKNRMIVSFVMSLTLVATLAGCSGNNPSEATKAVTTGDITLTYFSEDSSTNWNNMKDEVGKVIAEKTGVTLDAEFAVGDPVQKISLIAATGNYPDLIAAKADVGKLVDAGAIIDLTDLIDKHAPNIKKMLGDKLVRAKYSLDDQSIYVIPTWSAVEEEKIKPDVGFKLQHRVVKEAGFPDIRTVQDFEKVIKDYITKHPTDENGNKNIGLSLNADDWHMYQVTNSGFQTTGGPDDGEYYIDQKTHQATYHFRRPEEKEYFRWLNHMNAIGLLDSESFVQKTDQFKAKVASGRVLGLADPEWDYGDGQNALKAEGKFDQTYGHYPVTMSKEYKDTNFWLPGFDGGYGISISSKCKDPVRAIKFLDFLASEEGQVLNNWGIEGKHYTVKDGKRTIIPAVLERMNNDNAAFQKESGIGLYWNLMVHYGDGIKDSTGNYFTRSYPELLTATYNKSEKEVLKGYKIEHWKDLFPKEDEFQPRAYGAAYTMPLPNDDPAVILGAKMKDITWKRIPEAVMTKPENFDKVWDAYMAELEKAGVQEMEESFTKHIQDRIKLWSTN; from the coding sequence ATGAAGTCAAGAAAAAACAGAATGATCGTATCTTTCGTAATGTCACTGACTTTAGTGGCTACCCTAGCAGGGTGCAGCGGTAATAATCCGTCTGAGGCTACCAAGGCCGTAACTACAGGGGACATCACGCTTACTTATTTTTCGGAAGACTCCAGCACGAATTGGAATAATATGAAGGATGAAGTCGGCAAGGTCATCGCGGAAAAAACCGGAGTAACTCTAGATGCTGAATTCGCTGTCGGTGACCCGGTCCAAAAGATTTCCTTGATTGCAGCCACAGGAAACTATCCTGATTTAATCGCTGCTAAGGCGGATGTCGGCAAACTTGTCGATGCTGGCGCAATCATTGATTTGACGGATTTGATCGATAAGCATGCACCAAACATCAAAAAAATGCTAGGAGACAAGCTTGTTCGGGCGAAGTACAGTTTAGATGACCAATCCATCTATGTTATTCCGACCTGGTCCGCTGTCGAAGAAGAAAAAATCAAACCCGACGTAGGATTTAAACTCCAGCACCGTGTCGTCAAGGAAGCGGGATTCCCGGACATTCGTACAGTACAGGATTTCGAAAAAGTCATTAAGGACTATATAACCAAGCATCCGACGGACGAAAATGGCAACAAAAATATCGGACTGTCCCTAAATGCCGACGATTGGCATATGTACCAGGTAACCAACTCAGGCTTCCAAACGACCGGGGGACCAGACGACGGCGAATACTACATTGATCAAAAAACTCACCAAGCGACTTATCATTTCCGCCGACCGGAAGAAAAGGAATATTTCCGTTGGTTAAATCACATGAATGCCATTGGATTGCTTGATTCGGAAAGCTTCGTGCAGAAGACCGATCAGTTTAAGGCAAAAGTGGCTTCTGGCCGCGTACTGGGTCTAGCCGATCCAGAATGGGACTATGGCGATGGACAAAATGCACTGAAGGCGGAAGGCAAATTCGACCAGACTTACGGTCATTACCCAGTCACCATGAGCAAGGAGTACAAGGATACCAACTTCTGGCTGCCTGGTTTTGATGGGGGATACGGAATTTCGATCTCAAGCAAGTGCAAGGACCCGGTACGCGCTATTAAGTTCCTCGATTTTCTGGCATCGGAAGAGGGTCAAGTCCTGAATAACTGGGGAATTGAAGGCAAGCATTACACGGTTAAAGACGGCAAACGGACGATTATTCCGGCTGTACTTGAACGGATGAACAATGACAATGCGGCTTTCCAAAAAGAGTCCGGAATCGGTCTATATTGGAACTTGATGGTCCATTATGGTGATGGCATCAAGGACTCAACTGGCAACTATTTTACTCGTAGTTATCCGGAACTGCTGACGGCGACTTATAACAAGTCGGAGAAGGAAGTTCTGAAGGGCTATAAGATTGAGCACTGGAAGGATCTATTCCCGAAGGAAGATGAATTCCAACCGAGAGCATACGGAGCAGCTTACACGATGCCTCTTCCCAATGACGATCCGGCTGTTATTCTCGGAGCCAAGATGAAGGATATTACATGGAAACGAATTCCCGAAGCTGTCATGACCAAGCCGGAAAACTTCGACAAGGTTTGGGATGCCTATATGGCAGAACTGGAGAAAGCCGGAGTACAAGAAATGGAAGAATCTTTTACCAAGCATATCCAAGACCGAATTAAGCTGTGGTCCACTAACTAA